The Mangifera indica cultivar Alphonso unplaced genomic scaffold, CATAS_Mindica_2.1 Un_0053, whole genome shotgun sequence genome includes the window AGGCCGCCGCGGACGAGAAACTGCCAAAACCCGCGTCTGCTGTTATCTTCTGGATAAGGAAAGTGCAGTTAGCAAATACTGACCGTCAGATTAGTAAGAGTCAATAAGGTTTAAGAGATTAACGGCCAACGAATTGTTTATGGACTGGAAATTAAGTCTACAGAAGACTTGTTGTTACCAATTTTCtatctaattttgttttattatattgaagTGAAGTCACATTTTCAGTATTTTTATCAAGGACATTTAACTATATCAAAGTTTAATCTCTTTGATTACTTAATGTTTCAAACTTTATCGTGTGTTCTTTCTTGAATAATCAAAagtgaattcaagttaaattaaattcaaaaaagattaattcataatacaaataataatatcaaagtaaaaaaatgatcatcaaaagagaagaaaaaccatgaaagaagaaaatgaaacaactaaaaaaatagttCCAATTTAGAATCACAAATACCCTGAAagcttataaaataattataagagcATAATAGAGAAGAAACAAGTAATTGGGGTCACCAATGACTGTCATCCACAtccttttgtttaatttaatgagCCTCTTTTCTTGCCACAATTTGTCCTCCTCCAAGTGGAAGTTGCATCGAAGGTATTGCACGTATATAttgaacaaaatttcaaattttaaccaGAGTAAAATGGCCCTCCTTTGACCCCCTATCCTCTATTAATCCCCTCCCCTCTACTAGactaatattatagtaataatactgataaattcaattaatatttcataaattacACTTTGAAATAcgtataaaacaaaaaaaaaacgaGACAAAGATTGTTTTTATCTCTATTCTCATCTTCAACCAtgtcaaaaaattcttttcttaCATAAGATGAGATAAGAAGAGGACCAAATTTTTATGGTCAAATGACTATCCCATCTTTCCCCTGACCTGGCCAACATTCTTAGaaatattaatgtttaaaaatattttacacaaaactaattacCCTCCAATCTAAGCTCgacaaacaattaattaataataaagacaATCTAAATATAGCCTCAAAAACTCCCTCCTAATCTCAAGGTCCAGGCATCATCACCAccaccaaattttttatttaatttattaataaaatatgaattatttaaaattaattaatatatgacattattattttattaattaaatttgaaataattaaaaattagaaaagggAAATTAGATCAGAGGGTCCATCGATGAGAAATAACcgaaaaaaattaacaattttattttattttttctcgtCTTCCCTCATGGATTAATTGATTTggagagaaaaaggaagagaaaatcaagaAAACCCAGAAGGCTAACTGGGTGAGTCATTCATTAATTGATTGAAAGAGATTCAATTTTGAGtgtaaagtttgaatttttattgcaattattaatattattattggcGAGAGAGAGTGGCGGAGAGGCGGAGTTGTGGAGTTGTGGAGTtgtttgtttaaaaactcaatGCGGTCTTTGAGAAAAAGACCAAATTTGAGGGAGACCTAGAAGGCGACTTTCGGGGAAAGATCAAGATCTGATGGTGGGTTGTGTGAGTCTGAGTTATTGTTGTTGGTGTCGAGGTTATTTGGATTGCTTAAATTGTGTTAGAGAAGAGGCTGTTGGTGGTTGTtgttgtggtggtggtggcggtgTGGTGGTGAGGCTGCATAGACAAGGATGCAGCTTCACTTTTCGCCTAGCATGAGAAGCATCACAATATTATCAAGTAGCAGTAACGGTGTTAATGGCAATGGAGGAGGTTTCATTGACTTTATGAAGATCAAGGTCGCATCTCGTCACATCTCATATAGGACCCTTTTTCATGCAATTCTTATTCTTGCTTTCTTGTTGCCCTTTGTCTTCATTCTTACCGCTCTTGTTACTTTAGAAGGTGTCAACAAGTGCTCCTCTTTTGGTATGTTTCTTTGATCTTGattcatttcattttatttatgggtttgattccatttttttattgcattgaTTAGTTCGTTttaaaagatttgaaatttgggatttttaataattgattagaCCTAATGGATTGATGTTAATGGTTGGATTTTTTATGGAGTTTGATTTCATTATAGGATCTGAGTTTTGGATTGATTTCTTTAGTAAATTCTGAATCTAAGTTAATGTAATCCACATTTGATATGGAGAGGAAATGATTTTGAAACCAACTTATTGGCCTTCTAGTGTGAATTCATATTGTCTAGTGGTTGCCAGTGCTAGAATCAGTAGAATTATGGGGTTATGGCTCAATCTAAGTGTTTGCATTGTCaatgttataattaatttaattgatttcaaaTAAGTTGAGTCAACCCTTTGTTCGTTTAGATTATAATTGACATTAGAGATTGATTGGAGACCTACCACAAGCACTGTTTGAAATTCGTTTATCGATTGTatcttttgattaattttttttggaagaTACCCTCCCCAATTGATGGGTTTAAATTTtacttgtattattttttcttgttcaaCATTCAAATAGTGTCAGCTGTAACTGTAATTTCCAGGTATTACAAATTGTGAAATCGTTACTTCTGTATGTAGTAACTAGATGTTTGCTTTTACTAAAATAGATTGCGATCTGGGGTAGTATTTATAGTGCTTTTAGTTATTTGTTCTTGACCTGTTTGTGATTCTTTGTCTGTGCTTTTCTTCTCTGCTTCAGATTGTTTGGGCAGACGGTTAGGACCAAGGTTTCTCGGTCGGGTTGATGATTCAGAGGTAAGTCTCTCCCTCTGTCTCTCTGTCTCTATCTTTTTCTCAAATTACATTTAACATGTTCTTTTGATCCTTCATTTTTGGTTTGTTgtcaatttttatgttttttaatgaaGTTGGTTACACTTTGTGCTGGTGATGATGTAACAGAAATTGGTTAATGAGTTCTACAAGATCCTTAATCAAGTTAACGCCGAGGAAATCCCAAATGATGTAAAGCTTCCAGATTCTTTTAGTCAACTTGTTTCTGACATGAAGACCAGTCAGTATGATGCTAGGACATTTGCTATCATGTTGAGAGCAATGGTATGTTGAAGATctagttttgtttttgtctactgtctaatttttttcttttgcttttttttttttaaattttgtggaGAGGAATGGGGTGAAGAAAACTAAGGCTTCAAGAAATAATCTCATCTACACTTTTTCCTTCTTCATTCAAAGCTTTGTAACAAGACCAAATGAGGTTCTAATCCCTGGTCTTAGGAGGGTTAGtgagaattaaatttttgatagtttaGATTTTTGTCAGTATTCATAAACTTTAGGAAAATTCAGGGAAAAAAAAGGTGttttggagaagaaagaaggatGAAGCTACTACTTGCCCCCTACGTTAATGCGCTGGATTCTGATAACCAGTGTCAATTTTGTAGAAATTTAATTGGTTATCTAAATTAAGTTATGAATTTACTATTGAAAAGAAAGCTCCCTGCATTTTCATTTAGTCAAATAAACATTGCAAGCATTTGGGCCACAGAATATTAATGTACTGGTAAATATGCTCTGTTGATGTCTACTTTAGTTAATACGGTTACCACAGTTTCTCTCTCTGTAAATTTGATGCCTACTCTTGTCGATCCTCCTTCAATGTACTATCACATCTCCATAGTGTTAGAACTATGTGCTTATGATATGAAATTTGTGGTTCAAATGAAGACATGATGCAGGTAATGTTTATACTTTGTTTAAATCGTTTTGAGGATACTCAGATCTTATGAACACAACTTAGTATATATAGTTTGATGCCAATGTCAGAGAGAATGAAAGAGGGTTTCTTTTATTAATGGCTGGGGGATTacttcatttcatttttgataCCCTGGTTATCTTGCTTGGATAAGGATACATGTCTTGATTATTAAGACTGCATTTTCCAGTGTCCAGTGTCCAGAGTATGTGATATTGGGATTTAAGTTAGATGAGAAACTTAAGGCTTCTATGAACTCCACTGCTTGCTCATCTGTTTGAGAGATTAACAGTTAAGCAATTTAATTGTTTCTGGACAGTACAGTTCTTAAAAAGCATGCAGCAATTAGAGGAGTGTTGTTATGGCAATCAGACCTGCTGTTTGATCAATCTGTGACCTAATTTCCTGATATTTCTCTTTAGGATTTAAGCTTTGAAAGCCAGAAGGGACAACATATGTTGTCTCATATTGCCTGTTTCATTGGTAAACCAAGACTTCCACTGTGCATACCCCTCTCCAGTGACCtacataagaaaaaaatgtccAAGTTTCTTGGACTATGATGgtgtgttattttaataaatgggGAAAATAGGGATGTTGTATCATTAACTGGAAGTAGGAAATCAGAATTATCTCTACAATATTTTCACCTTGAATTTCTTAACCTTCATGTGTGTTGTGACGAATGAGGATGTCTTTAAACTATTAACTTTTTTGGTATGTCCTCATTTATTTTAGCCTTACCAGTTATGTTGTGTGCTTTGCTATTATTTTATCAAGAAAGAGactgataaataaataattaaagttgtAGTCATATAATGTCTGTATGCTTATCTTTATTGTGAATATGATTTTAGTTAGAACAAATTTACCGCACTGGTTTAGActgatattattgtttatgcacagatggagaaatttgaaagagaaaTCAGGGAATCTAAATTTGCAGAACTGATGAACAAGCACTTTGCTGCAAGTTCTATTCCTAAAGGCATCCACTGCCTTTCTCTGCGTTTGACTGATGAATATTCCTCTAATGCTCATGCACGCAAACAATTGCCTCCCCCGGAGCTCCTTCCTTTGCTTTCTGACAACTCTTACCACCACTTCGTCCTGTCAACTGATAATATTTTGGCTGCTTCAGTTGTTGTTGCTTCTGCAGTGCAGTCATCTCTAAAACCTGAAAAGATAGTGTTCCACATAATCACAGACAAGAAAACTTATGCGGGTATGCACTCTTGGTTTGCACTAAACCCTGTCTCCCCTGCTATTGTTGAAGTGCGAGGTGTTCACCAGTTTGATTGGTTAACAAGAGAGAATGTTCCAGTTCTTGAGGCTGTTGAGAACCATTATGGAATCAGGAATTACTACCATGGGAATCACATTGCTGGAGCCAATCTCAGTGATACCACTCCTCGACATTTTGCTTCAAAATTACAGGCTAGAAGCCCAAAGTACATATCTATACTGAACCATCTCCGCATATATTTACCAGAGGTAAGTAGATGCAATATTAGCTGTTTCTTGTCTCTTATGTGGATACAAAAATCTTCTCCTGTCTTTCATACtcataaaattctttaaaagtATACCAAAATTTGACATGACAGTGAGTAGGATAATTAGGGAGATTATCggaaaagaatattacaatCTCTATTgcttttgaatttgttaaaacatctaatattttctatatttgcTTATTTAGGTGGGACTTTGTAATTTAATCAAGTAACCAGAAAAAGGATTGTTTGCTGTCCGTACAATTTGTGCACATAATTTGTAGCATTGAGAGTGAATGGTTTATGGTTTTGTTTGCCAATTGTTTGTATTTAACAGCTCTTTCCACACCTCGACAAAGTGGTCTTTGTAGATGATGATATTGTAATCCAGCGTGATTTGTCTCCTCTTTGGGAAATTGATCTTAAGGGCAAGGTTAATGGAGCTGTGGAAACTTGTAGAGGCGAAGATGAGTGGGTAATGTCTAAGCGCTTTAGAAACTACTTCAATTTTTCACATCCCCTTGTAGCAAAGAATTTGGACCCTGAGGAATGTGCGTGGGCTTATGGGATGAATATCTTTGATCTTCGTGCATGGAGGAAAACGAATATAAGAGAAACTTACCATTTCTGGCTGAAAGAGGTAAAGTTTTGATTACTTTATTTCTCGCTATAATTATTTCCTTTACCTTAACCTCCCTCCTTATTTGTGTTTTAAGCCATAATGAGGATTGTGGAATGGCTGAGTGAGTTATTTAAGGAAATAGAATTCAATATTCATATCTGCTAGAGCATCCATGCCAAATTTTTTCTACTACAACTAAATCTCGTCATGgtcatttattcatttatatctgTTAGCATTGTCTATTTGTAGGATGTTAAATTGTttactgaaatttgaaatttcagttATAGAAGTTTTGGACTAATATTAGGACTTACTTTTAATGAGCAAAGAATTGTAAACGTGTTTTctaatttctttctcttctttttgatTGTATCATTAGCATATGCTTTGtcacaattttattcttattgtgGGGTTTTTTATACTAGAACCTGAAATCAAATCTGACAATGTGGAAGCTTGGAACCCTACCACCTGCTTTGATTGCATTTAAAGGTCATGTTCACCCGATTGACCCATCATGGCACATGCTTGGCTTGGGCTATCAGAATAAGACCAATATCGAAAGTGTGAAGAAGGCTGCAGTTATCCACTACAATGGCCAGTCAAAACCATGGCTACAGATTGGCTTTGAGCATCTCCGCCCATTTTGGAGCAAGTATGTCAACTACTCCAATGATTTTGTGAGGAACTGCCACATCTTGGAGACGTAACCAATCAACTAGTGGAGCTAGGAACAAGAGATAGAAGGGGAAAAGACATTACTGATATGGgtttaaatacatttttttgtcTCATTCTTTCAAGGTTATAAATGAGAAGTCAGGTTGAAAAAATTGGCTGAAAGTGGCAATACCTTCCAGGTTCAGATATTGCAGTCACCCCATACTATTGCAGGACTGGACGTGCGTCGCTAGACGGATATTGAGTTTCATTCTTTGATTCTGTATTATACAAATCCGTGGTTAATTCTTTGCTTGGGAAAAAGGATACTGTTACCGGTATTCCTGCTAGGGATCTTGCTTGGTTACTTGGCCCATAATTTGGAATAAAACTGAAATACACAATACACTGCTTATGTTGATGTCTTCATATTGATTGATCGATGACGGGATGAGGAACGCTAGGAAAGGTTTTCGGTTATGCTCCCCCATGAAGTCCATAAACATTTTTTCtccctttattatttttactatttttttggtTACTGGTGCTGTATTTTTTGTTAGTACCTCCCATTTGATTTTTGGTATCATGGTGAATTCTAGGAGTAGGTCATGGAAGATTGCTTTGTTTCAGGTCCCATTCAATTGGGGAACTGTTATTAGGTTACATTACATACTGGTATTTGTTATGTACTATTCCTGATACACATTTCAAATGTGCAgataattcattttcttcaaaacatttttttcgTCCTCCTCCACCATTGGCCATTCTGTAACTTACTTTGTTTATGTCTTGGGAATAGAATCtctaagaaaatttattagcAAGATGGTATAAAGAAAGATTCCTCTTTTTCTTGGAATTTGCTTAGTTGATGATAACAAGAAATCCATTTAGAATTTAgcaccttttttttctttttaatttttggcatCCATATTAGATTGAAATTCTGATTTTCAAGGCAAAGAGGTTTCATTCTTGACATATTCCTAATGTTCTGAACCCACATTTGATCGGACCTCTTTGGCAATTTGCTTCtctaataacaaaaatatgattCACCTCTTCTTGtcaataaaatgattgaatgattaAGACAGGTTTAGGGGTATTTAGTTGCAATTATGTAAGCTACAATTGATTCTTTCAAAGCACAAGATGGAAGAAATATGTTCATTGTATTTGCTTGAAATTAAAGAGCTCGAGCCAAAGAAATTGTACTTGGTTTTTGTCACTTCGGGGTTTGTTAACATTCATGATGATAGTGTAATACAAAATTTAGTACCGGTATTagtatttatattcattattagtgcatgaaatatatatattcattaaagaTAGCATAAATCCCTAATAGAATTCAAACCAATTTTTAGGATGTAAACTTCATTCAATTTTGAACTTGACCACTTTATAATACTaacaaggccaaacgactatttctcatctaaaGTTTGATGTGAACCTAACTTTTTATccattaattattgaaaatttaaatatttattcgtttattaaattttattgttactcttagaggtaaaatcgctatttaaagattttatttaaagaaaaaaatttatctctttttttctattttagttttgaaaattcgCAATTTTCCCTTaccctaatatttttcaagtttaaaaactaactttttcccCCTCAAGTCTAAGTTTGCAaactccatattttttttattcacaaTTGCCCCcctaattttatgaaaaatctcAGTTTCAATCCACTTTAGATTTAGTTTCTAGATTACTATTGACGACCTTTTCTCTCTGTCTCTGGTGTCTCTTGTACCAAGTCTAAGATATCAGTGTCCATCTCCCTCCCATTTCTCTTTCAATCGATGTCTTTGTCAAAATCGAAGACTTCATCTTTATTGTCAAGGAAATGCATTGATGAAGGATCAAGAGCCAACGAAGAAACGTGAGCAACGTGCAATGCCAATGATGGCCGAAAGTTGCACTATGACAGAGAGACCTATTGCATCGCAATCTCATTGAAGGAAAGAGACTCAATCAGAGAGAGAGGCTTGACTTACATCGAGAGGAAGGGAGGCATGGTCTCGAGCAGAGGAGTCGGTTGGAGAAGGTCGCTAGAATGtgtaaaaagttgaaaataaaaaagaggttgaaattgagatttttcagaAAGTTGTAGAGGCAATTGTGAACGGTAAAAATATGGAGGTTGTGAACCCTAGACTTgggagaaaaaaatcaatttttaaacttgaaaaatatgatgGTAAAAGGAATTATGAGCTTTTAAAACTAAggtaaaaaaaatgagataatttttttctttttaataaaatctttaaataacgattttacttttgacaataacaataaaatttaataaacggataaatatttaaattttttatagttaacaaatgaaaagtaaaatttacattaaaccTTAGATGAAAAATACTCATCTAACCTATTAACAACATGGGTAAGTCTAGAATATCactattttacaaatttacatatttttattatttaattatgaaattgtataattttaatagtatttataatcggtgttttaaaatttgaaccAATCAACCAATCTAATTGAGAATTAGTATcaaatcaatttcaaacaatAACTAAAACAACTTTTAATCTATATCAACGTCATATGactaaaaacatattaaatctaattaaaagGTCGATCCACACATCAATCCTTTGACTCATAAGAAAGTACTTCATCCcattaaaaagatttttagatatttttatggGAATTTTCAATTGGTGAGTTATTAACCAT containing:
- the LOC123206917 gene encoding probable galacturonosyltransferase 14, producing the protein MQLHFSPSMRSITILSSSSNGVNGNGGGFIDFMKIKVASRHISYRTLFHAILILAFLLPFVFILTALVTLEGVNKCSSFDCLGRRLGPRFLGRVDDSEKLVNEFYKILNQVNAEEIPNDVKLPDSFSQLVSDMKTSQYDARTFAIMLRAMMEKFEREIRESKFAELMNKHFAASSIPKGIHCLSLRLTDEYSSNAHARKQLPPPELLPLLSDNSYHHFVLSTDNILAASVVVASAVQSSLKPEKIVFHIITDKKTYAGMHSWFALNPVSPAIVEVRGVHQFDWLTRENVPVLEAVENHYGIRNYYHGNHIAGANLSDTTPRHFASKLQARSPKYISILNHLRIYLPELFPHLDKVVFVDDDIVIQRDLSPLWEIDLKGKVNGAVETCRGEDEWVMSKRFRNYFNFSHPLVAKNLDPEECAWAYGMNIFDLRAWRKTNIRETYHFWLKENLKSNLTMWKLGTLPPALIAFKGHVHPIDPSWHMLGLGYQNKTNIESVKKAAVIHYNGQSKPWLQIGFEHLRPFWSKYVNYSNDFVRNCHILET